One region of Wyeomyia smithii strain HCP4-BCI-WySm-NY-G18 chromosome 3, ASM2978416v1, whole genome shotgun sequence genomic DNA includes:
- the LOC129732845 gene encoding uncharacterized protein LOC129732845 isoform X8, with protein sequence MASGDTAAIDTIDVESALSTKNSEYTTSSSIYNRGEQILEPDEYGKFIRDTPGKTILADGMSADQALASRPHRPKSDKERKIGHRRVGEGGEITYKKIQTTQIMGSIQLGIQHTVGSLASKPRRDLLMMDFWELETISFPPEGSSMTPAHHFSEFKFKIYAPIAFRYFRDLFGIQPDDFMMSMCSAPLRELSNPGASGSIFYLTDDDEFIIKTVMHKEGEFLQKLLPGYYMNLNQNPRTLLPKFFGLYCYQCNSKNVRLVAMNNLLPSYVKMHLKYDLKGSTYKRKANKAERAKSSPTYKDLDFIEHHPNGIFLEADTCNALIKTIQRDCRVLESFKIMDYSLLVGIHNLDLALKEKQEAAAKARSEGESDYEDAPEADQYMVQEREERTTALNRSRSINRQRLVAHSTAMESIQAESEPIDEEDDVPPGGIPARSEKGERLLLFIGIIDILQSYRLRKKLEHTWKSIIHDGDTVSVHRPSFYAQRFQDFMAKTVFKKIPSPLKHSPSKRKSLSKAAQRAKNDETDSQRKSVAGSSHQHHHNHQQQQQQQQSQQSQFHPTQTHFNQHTTGTPKSELDGTSSVQPTISLTMTSSGSNGAGNASTGQVAGGPGVKPARAGGVGSSAVTPTMPPLKKKTSIVKASVPPPVPPRGSPKMSKAGMKGGGGGGNPGATGSLPSQSGSSYRGRSSAGTSPSCSSTPPPAFDDISEHGSSSHRHSSDDKTGSSSGIGSGSGSGGGIGSRGGGSNGGGAGGDGGTVDRRSTSCRSDNYKEDSISISEIRLESHLAVESSSNSNYGSRGALAWTPPASVEGSTPTWTEGTPSFTESSSSGDIGTFSGQSSPLHTTLSDRDRHKPTVEKALNSLTSEMVSFSKSHYSSSTSSVSSASVNIKKLHKQVIYMKNSSCSSIEQSSSGTGKITAGNGTGGSTPSMLLSPNAAIATSIGSRLDTPDHCLLESTASVTTFGKTDTSAIPSPSLTISVLGALTDGRSDSLADLERNVLRINE encoded by the exons ATGTCGGCGGACCAAGCGCTGGCCTCGCGGCCGCACCGGCCAAAGTCTGACAAGGAGCGCAAGATTGGTCACCGGCGGGTGGGTGAAGGGGGCGAGATTACCTACAAGAAAATCCAAACCACCCAGATTATGGGCTCGATTCAGCTGGGAATTCAGCATACGGTGGGCAGCCTGGCGTCCAAACCCCGGCGGGATCTGTTGATGATGGACTTCTGGGAGCTGGAGACGATATCGTTCCCGCCGGAAGGTTCCAGCATGACGCCGGCGCACCACTTTAGCGAGTTCAAGTTCAAAATTTATGCTCCAATAGCGTTTAGGTACTTTCGGGATCTGTTCGGCATTCAGCCGGATGATTTCATG ATGTCAATGTGTTCAGCTCCGCTACGGGAGCTCTCGAATCCGGGAGCGTCCGGTTCGATTTTTTATCTGACCGATGACGACGAGTTTATCATCAAGACTGTAATGCATAAGGAGGGCGAGTTTCTGCAGAAACTGTTACCAGG ATATTACATGAATCTAAATCAAAATCCCCGCACCCTGCTGCCCAAGTTCTTCGGGCTCTACTGTTACCAGTGCAATAGTAAAAACGTTCGATTAGTGGCGATGAATAATCTGCTGCCGTCGTACGTCAAGATGCATTTAAAGTATGATTTGAAGGGATCGACGTACAAGCGAAAG GCCAACAAAGCCGAGCGAGCGAAATCTTCCCCCACATACAAGGATCTGGATTTTATAGAGCACCATCCAAACGGCATCTTTCTCGAGGCGGACACCTGCAATGCTCTAATCAAAACCATCCAACGGGACTGTCGGGTGCTAGAGTCGTTCAAAATCATGGACTACTCGTTGCTGGTCGGTATCCACAATCTCGATCTGGCACTGAAAGAGAAGCAAGAAGCGGCAGCCAAGGCCCGATCCGAGGGGGAATCGGACTACGAGGATGCACCGGAGGCGGACCAGTACATGGTGCAGGAGCGCGAGGAGCGAACGACGGCCCTCAATCGGAGCAG GTCCATTAACCGGCAGCGGCTTGTTGCGCATTCGACTGCAATGGAAAGTATTCAGGCCGAAAGTGAACCAATCGATGAAGAGGACGATGTACC ACCGGGTGGTATTCCTGCACGCAGCGAGAAGGGTGAGCGGCTCCTGCTGTTCATCGGTATTATCGATATTTTGCAATCCTATAGGTTAAGGAAAAAGCTGGAACATACATGGAAGAGTATTATACACGATGGT GATACCGTATCGGTACACCGGCCCTCGTTCTATGCACAACGTTTCCAGGACTTCATGGCGAAGACTGTCTTCAAGAAAATTCCATCCC CGCTAAAACACTCACCGTCTAAGAGAAAAAGTCTCTCGAAAGCAGCACAGAGAGCCAAAAACGATGAAACTGACAGTCAACGTAAGT CCGTTGCAGGCAGTTCCCACCAACATCACCACAATcatcaacaacagcagcaacagcaacagtcTCAGCAGTCTCAGTTCCATCCGACACAGACGCATTTCAACCAGCATACAACCGGAACACCTAAATCGG AGCTGGACGGTACATCCAGTGTGCAACCTACTATATCCCTGACGATGACCAGCTCCGGCAGTAACGGGGCTGGTAATGCTTCCACCGGCCAGGTCGCGGGTGGACCAGGAGTTAAGCCTGCGCGGGCAGGCGGCGTGGGTAGCAGTGCAGTGACTCCAACGATGCCACCGCTAAAGAAGAAAACTTCCATTGTGAAAGCTAGCGTGCCACCGCCGGTTCCGCCCCGTGGTTCACCCAAAATGAGCAAGGCTGGCATGAAAGGCGGCGGCGGCGGAGGAAACCCGGGAGCTACCGGGTCGCTACCAAGTCAGTCCGGCAGTAGCTACCGGGGCAGATCCAGTGcag GCACATCTCCTTCCTGCTCTTCCACCCCTCCCCCTGCTTTCGACGACATCTCCGAGCATGGTAGCAGTAGTCATCGGCACTCCTCGGACGATAAAACGGGCAGCAGCAGCGGTATCGGTAGCGGAAGTGGCAGTGGAGGTGGTATTGGCAGCCGCGGTGGTGGCAGCAATGGGGGCGGCGCTGGAGGTGACGGAGGAACGGTGGATCGGCGTAGCACATCCTGCCGGAGTGATAACTACAAGGAAGACTCGATTAG TATATCAGAAATAAGATTAGAAAGTCATTTAGCAGTCGAATCGTCATCCAATAGCAATTACGGatctagaggtgcgctagcgtGGACACCGCCGGCATCAGTCGAAGGTTCAACACCCACCTGGACCGAAGGAACGCCCAGTTTCACGGAGTCCAGCTCTAGCGGCGATATAGGAA CATTCTCAGGCCAGTCATCTCCCCTGCATACGACCCTCTCGGACCGGGACCGCCACAAGCCAACGGTCGAGAAGGCCCTCAACTCGCTCACGTCCGAAATGGTAAGCTTTTCCAAGTCACACTACTCCTCCTCAACCTCGTCGGTATCGTCTGCTTCGGTCAATATCAAGAAGCTACACAAACAGGTGATCTATATGAAAAACAGTAGCTGTTCCAGCATAGAGCAAAGCAGCAGTGGAACTGGAAAAATCACAGCCGGCAACGGTACCGGCGGTTCCACTCCTTCGATGTTGTTGTCCCCGAACGCTGCTATCGCCACCAGTATCGGTAGCCGGCTGGATACTCCAGACCACTGTCTGCTCGAGTCGACCGCATCGGTTACGACCTTCGGTAAGACCGACACGTCCGCCATACCGTCACCGTCTTTGACGATCTCGGTGCTCGGTGCGCTGACCGATGGTCGCTCCGATTCGCTGGCCGATCTCGAACGCAACGTGCTGAGAATCAATGAGTGA
- the LOC129732845 gene encoding probable phosphatidylinositol phosphate kinase DDB_G0267588 isoform X13 — translation MASGDTAAIDTIDVESALSTKNSEYTTSSSIYNRGEQILEPDEYGKFIRDTPGKTILADGMSADQALASRPHRPKSDKERKIGHRRVGEGGEITYKKIQTTQIMGSIQLGIQHTVGSLASKPRRDLLMMDFWELETISFPPEGSSMTPAHHFSEFKFKIYAPIAFRYFRDLFGIQPDDFMMSMCSAPLRELSNPGASGSIFYLTDDDEFIIKTVMHKEGEFLQKLLPGYYMNLNQNPRTLLPKFFGLYCYQCNSKNVRLVAMNNLLPSYVKMHLKYDLKGSTYKRKANKAERAKSSPTYKDLDFIEHHPNGIFLEADTCNALIKTIQRDCRVLESFKIMDYSLLVGIHNLDLALKEKQEAAAKARSEGESDYEDAPEADQYMVQEREERTTALNRSRNSTYGKMLFRSINRQRLVAHSTAMESIQAESEPIDEEDDVPPGGIPARSEKGERLLLFIGIIDILQSYRLRKKLEHTWKSIIHDGDTVSVHRPSFYAQRFQDFMAKTVFKKIPSLDLPEIKGNHRKFRTLVTSYIALKHSPSKRKSLSKAAQRAKNDETDSQRKSVAGSSHQHHHNHQQQQQQQQSQQSQFHPTQTHFNQHTTGTPKSELDGTSSVQPTISLTMTSSGSNGAGNASTGQVAGGPGVKPARAGGVGSSAVTPTMPPLKKKTSIVKASVPPPVPPRGSPKMSKAGMKGGGGGGNPGATGSLPSQSGSSYRGRSSAGTSPSCSSTPPPAFDDISEHGSSSHRHSSDDKTGSSSGIGSGSGSGGGIGSRGGGSNGGGAGGDGGTVDRRSTSCRSDNYKEDSISISEIRLESHLAVESSSNSNYGSRGALAWTPPASVEGSTPTWTEGTPSFTESSSSGDIGTFSGQSSPLHTTLSDRDRHKPTVEKALNSLTSEMTHL, via the exons ATGTCGGCGGACCAAGCGCTGGCCTCGCGGCCGCACCGGCCAAAGTCTGACAAGGAGCGCAAGATTGGTCACCGGCGGGTGGGTGAAGGGGGCGAGATTACCTACAAGAAAATCCAAACCACCCAGATTATGGGCTCGATTCAGCTGGGAATTCAGCATACGGTGGGCAGCCTGGCGTCCAAACCCCGGCGGGATCTGTTGATGATGGACTTCTGGGAGCTGGAGACGATATCGTTCCCGCCGGAAGGTTCCAGCATGACGCCGGCGCACCACTTTAGCGAGTTCAAGTTCAAAATTTATGCTCCAATAGCGTTTAGGTACTTTCGGGATCTGTTCGGCATTCAGCCGGATGATTTCATG ATGTCAATGTGTTCAGCTCCGCTACGGGAGCTCTCGAATCCGGGAGCGTCCGGTTCGATTTTTTATCTGACCGATGACGACGAGTTTATCATCAAGACTGTAATGCATAAGGAGGGCGAGTTTCTGCAGAAACTGTTACCAGG ATATTACATGAATCTAAATCAAAATCCCCGCACCCTGCTGCCCAAGTTCTTCGGGCTCTACTGTTACCAGTGCAATAGTAAAAACGTTCGATTAGTGGCGATGAATAATCTGCTGCCGTCGTACGTCAAGATGCATTTAAAGTATGATTTGAAGGGATCGACGTACAAGCGAAAG GCCAACAAAGCCGAGCGAGCGAAATCTTCCCCCACATACAAGGATCTGGATTTTATAGAGCACCATCCAAACGGCATCTTTCTCGAGGCGGACACCTGCAATGCTCTAATCAAAACCATCCAACGGGACTGTCGGGTGCTAGAGTCGTTCAAAATCATGGACTACTCGTTGCTGGTCGGTATCCACAATCTCGATCTGGCACTGAAAGAGAAGCAAGAAGCGGCAGCCAAGGCCCGATCCGAGGGGGAATCGGACTACGAGGATGCACCGGAGGCGGACCAGTACATGGTGCAGGAGCGCGAGGAGCGAACGACGGCCCTCAATCGGAGCAG GAACAGTACCTATGGAAAAATGCTATTTAG GTCCATTAACCGGCAGCGGCTTGTTGCGCATTCGACTGCAATGGAAAGTATTCAGGCCGAAAGTGAACCAATCGATGAAGAGGACGATGTACC ACCGGGTGGTATTCCTGCACGCAGCGAGAAGGGTGAGCGGCTCCTGCTGTTCATCGGTATTATCGATATTTTGCAATCCTATAGGTTAAGGAAAAAGCTGGAACATACATGGAAGAGTATTATACACGATGGT GATACCGTATCGGTACACCGGCCCTCGTTCTATGCACAACGTTTCCAGGACTTCATGGCGAAGACTGTCTTCAAGAAAATTCCATCCC TGGATCTTCCCGAGATCAAAGGCAATCATAGAAAATTTCGCACGTTGGTCACCAGCTATATAG CGCTAAAACACTCACCGTCTAAGAGAAAAAGTCTCTCGAAAGCAGCACAGAGAGCCAAAAACGATGAAACTGACAGTCAACGTAAGT CCGTTGCAGGCAGTTCCCACCAACATCACCACAATcatcaacaacagcagcaacagcaacagtcTCAGCAGTCTCAGTTCCATCCGACACAGACGCATTTCAACCAGCATACAACCGGAACACCTAAATCGG AGCTGGACGGTACATCCAGTGTGCAACCTACTATATCCCTGACGATGACCAGCTCCGGCAGTAACGGGGCTGGTAATGCTTCCACCGGCCAGGTCGCGGGTGGACCAGGAGTTAAGCCTGCGCGGGCAGGCGGCGTGGGTAGCAGTGCAGTGACTCCAACGATGCCACCGCTAAAGAAGAAAACTTCCATTGTGAAAGCTAGCGTGCCACCGCCGGTTCCGCCCCGTGGTTCACCCAAAATGAGCAAGGCTGGCATGAAAGGCGGCGGCGGCGGAGGAAACCCGGGAGCTACCGGGTCGCTACCAAGTCAGTCCGGCAGTAGCTACCGGGGCAGATCCAGTGcag GCACATCTCCTTCCTGCTCTTCCACCCCTCCCCCTGCTTTCGACGACATCTCCGAGCATGGTAGCAGTAGTCATCGGCACTCCTCGGACGATAAAACGGGCAGCAGCAGCGGTATCGGTAGCGGAAGTGGCAGTGGAGGTGGTATTGGCAGCCGCGGTGGTGGCAGCAATGGGGGCGGCGCTGGAGGTGACGGAGGAACGGTGGATCGGCGTAGCACATCCTGCCGGAGTGATAACTACAAGGAAGACTCGATTAG TATATCAGAAATAAGATTAGAAAGTCATTTAGCAGTCGAATCGTCATCCAATAGCAATTACGGatctagaggtgcgctagcgtGGACACCGCCGGCATCAGTCGAAGGTTCAACACCCACCTGGACCGAAGGAACGCCCAGTTTCACGGAGTCCAGCTCTAGCGGCGATATAGGAA CATTCTCAGGCCAGTCATCTCCCCTGCATACGACCCTCTCGGACCGGGACCGCCACAAGCCAACGGTCGAGAAGGCCCTCAACTCGCTCACGTCCGAAATG ACACACCTGTAG
- the LOC129732845 gene encoding probable phosphatidylinositol phosphate kinase DDB_G0267588 isoform X10, which yields MASGDTAAIDTIDVESALSTKNSEYTTSSSIYNRGEQILEPDEYGKFIRDTPGKTILADGMSADQALASRPHRPKSDKERKIGHRRVGEGGEITYKKIQTTQIMGSIQLGIQHTVGSLASKPRRDLLMMDFWELETISFPPEGSSMTPAHHFSEFKFKIYAPIAFRYFRDLFGIQPDDFMMSMCSAPLRELSNPGASGSIFYLTDDDEFIIKTVMHKEGEFLQKLLPGYYMNLNQNPRTLLPKFFGLYCYQCNSKNVRLVAMNNLLPSYVKMHLKYDLKGSTYKRKANKAERAKSSPTYKDLDFIEHHPNGIFLEADTCNALIKTIQRDCRVLESFKIMDYSLLVGIHNLDLALKEKQEAAAKARSEGESDYEDAPEADQYMVQEREERTTALNRSRNSTYGKMLFRSINRQRLVAHSTAMESIQAESEPIDEEDDVPPGGIPARSEKGERLLLFIGIIDILQSYRLRKKLEHTWKSIIHDGDTVSVHRPSFYAQRFQDFMAKTVFKKIPSLDLPEIKGNHRKFRTLVTSYIALKHSPSKRKSLSKAAQRAKNDETDSQRKSVAGSSHQHHHNHQQQQQQQQSQQSQFHPTQTHFNQHTTGTPKSGTSPSCSSTPPPAFDDISEHGSSSHRHSSDDKTGSSSGIGSGSGSGGGIGSRGGGSNGGGAGGDGGTVDRRSTSCRSDNYKEDSISISEIRLESHLAVESSSNSNYGSRGALAWTPPASVEGSTPTWTEGTPSFTESSSSGDIGTFSGQSSPLHTTLSDRDRHKPTVEKALNSLTSEMVSFSKSHYSSSTSSVSSASVNIKKLHKQVIYMKNSSCSSIEQSSSGTGKITAGNGTGGSTPSMLLSPNAAIATSIGSRLDTPDHCLLESTASVTTFGKTDTSAIPSPSLTISVLGALTDGRSDSLADLERNVLRINE from the exons ATGTCGGCGGACCAAGCGCTGGCCTCGCGGCCGCACCGGCCAAAGTCTGACAAGGAGCGCAAGATTGGTCACCGGCGGGTGGGTGAAGGGGGCGAGATTACCTACAAGAAAATCCAAACCACCCAGATTATGGGCTCGATTCAGCTGGGAATTCAGCATACGGTGGGCAGCCTGGCGTCCAAACCCCGGCGGGATCTGTTGATGATGGACTTCTGGGAGCTGGAGACGATATCGTTCCCGCCGGAAGGTTCCAGCATGACGCCGGCGCACCACTTTAGCGAGTTCAAGTTCAAAATTTATGCTCCAATAGCGTTTAGGTACTTTCGGGATCTGTTCGGCATTCAGCCGGATGATTTCATG ATGTCAATGTGTTCAGCTCCGCTACGGGAGCTCTCGAATCCGGGAGCGTCCGGTTCGATTTTTTATCTGACCGATGACGACGAGTTTATCATCAAGACTGTAATGCATAAGGAGGGCGAGTTTCTGCAGAAACTGTTACCAGG ATATTACATGAATCTAAATCAAAATCCCCGCACCCTGCTGCCCAAGTTCTTCGGGCTCTACTGTTACCAGTGCAATAGTAAAAACGTTCGATTAGTGGCGATGAATAATCTGCTGCCGTCGTACGTCAAGATGCATTTAAAGTATGATTTGAAGGGATCGACGTACAAGCGAAAG GCCAACAAAGCCGAGCGAGCGAAATCTTCCCCCACATACAAGGATCTGGATTTTATAGAGCACCATCCAAACGGCATCTTTCTCGAGGCGGACACCTGCAATGCTCTAATCAAAACCATCCAACGGGACTGTCGGGTGCTAGAGTCGTTCAAAATCATGGACTACTCGTTGCTGGTCGGTATCCACAATCTCGATCTGGCACTGAAAGAGAAGCAAGAAGCGGCAGCCAAGGCCCGATCCGAGGGGGAATCGGACTACGAGGATGCACCGGAGGCGGACCAGTACATGGTGCAGGAGCGCGAGGAGCGAACGACGGCCCTCAATCGGAGCAG GAACAGTACCTATGGAAAAATGCTATTTAG GTCCATTAACCGGCAGCGGCTTGTTGCGCATTCGACTGCAATGGAAAGTATTCAGGCCGAAAGTGAACCAATCGATGAAGAGGACGATGTACC ACCGGGTGGTATTCCTGCACGCAGCGAGAAGGGTGAGCGGCTCCTGCTGTTCATCGGTATTATCGATATTTTGCAATCCTATAGGTTAAGGAAAAAGCTGGAACATACATGGAAGAGTATTATACACGATGGT GATACCGTATCGGTACACCGGCCCTCGTTCTATGCACAACGTTTCCAGGACTTCATGGCGAAGACTGTCTTCAAGAAAATTCCATCCC TGGATCTTCCCGAGATCAAAGGCAATCATAGAAAATTTCGCACGTTGGTCACCAGCTATATAG CGCTAAAACACTCACCGTCTAAGAGAAAAAGTCTCTCGAAAGCAGCACAGAGAGCCAAAAACGATGAAACTGACAGTCAACGTAAGT CCGTTGCAGGCAGTTCCCACCAACATCACCACAATcatcaacaacagcagcaacagcaacagtcTCAGCAGTCTCAGTTCCATCCGACACAGACGCATTTCAACCAGCATACAACCGGAACACCTAAATCGG GCACATCTCCTTCCTGCTCTTCCACCCCTCCCCCTGCTTTCGACGACATCTCCGAGCATGGTAGCAGTAGTCATCGGCACTCCTCGGACGATAAAACGGGCAGCAGCAGCGGTATCGGTAGCGGAAGTGGCAGTGGAGGTGGTATTGGCAGCCGCGGTGGTGGCAGCAATGGGGGCGGCGCTGGAGGTGACGGAGGAACGGTGGATCGGCGTAGCACATCCTGCCGGAGTGATAACTACAAGGAAGACTCGATTAG TATATCAGAAATAAGATTAGAAAGTCATTTAGCAGTCGAATCGTCATCCAATAGCAATTACGGatctagaggtgcgctagcgtGGACACCGCCGGCATCAGTCGAAGGTTCAACACCCACCTGGACCGAAGGAACGCCCAGTTTCACGGAGTCCAGCTCTAGCGGCGATATAGGAA CATTCTCAGGCCAGTCATCTCCCCTGCATACGACCCTCTCGGACCGGGACCGCCACAAGCCAACGGTCGAGAAGGCCCTCAACTCGCTCACGTCCGAAATGGTAAGCTTTTCCAAGTCACACTACTCCTCCTCAACCTCGTCGGTATCGTCTGCTTCGGTCAATATCAAGAAGCTACACAAACAGGTGATCTATATGAAAAACAGTAGCTGTTCCAGCATAGAGCAAAGCAGCAGTGGAACTGGAAAAATCACAGCCGGCAACGGTACCGGCGGTTCCACTCCTTCGATGTTGTTGTCCCCGAACGCTGCTATCGCCACCAGTATCGGTAGCCGGCTGGATACTCCAGACCACTGTCTGCTCGAGTCGACCGCATCGGTTACGACCTTCGGTAAGACCGACACGTCCGCCATACCGTCACCGTCTTTGACGATCTCGGTGCTCGGTGCGCTGACCGATGGTCGCTCCGATTCGCTGGCCGATCTCGAACGCAACGTGCTGAGAATCAATGAGTGA